The following nucleotide sequence is from Candidatus Coatesbacteria bacterium.
AATACCCCAACTGCGCGGGTCTTGGTCAGCCGGAGCGCGATGGTGCGGGCGGCCATTGTGGAAGCGCCGATTGCCCTGTGTGCACCGTGTTCGGTTTTGCCAAAGGGATAGGCTCCAGCGGTGGGTTCGCGGGACTGGCTGCATTCAGCGACATGCATGTGCTGCTCTTTCCCGTGGCATCGCAATTGGGGCCGCAGTGGATCACCTGTCCAATGGCATTGCGGCAAACCGGCATCGCCAAACCCTCAGAACTGGGCGACCTGCCTGAGCAGCAGGTCCTTTACCGCAAAACGGACGGGGCGGAAGCTCTGCCATCATTGAATCTCGGCTGGCTGTTTTTGCAGGTCAAGACAGATTGGCAGCCACTGGAGGAGATTGCTCAAAAGATAGAAGAGCTGGGGATACCAGGTTACATTACCAGCCGCCTGGGTGTCGTTTCCGACAAGCTGTTCACCCACATCGTGAACAGCAACCTCGAAGTACGGACCTCGGTCGCCATCGATCCGGCCACCGGCGCGGCTAAGAAAAGGGCGCTGTTCACCTATGAAGCTCTGCCTCGAGGCACAGTGCTTTTTTGGGAGGTAACCTGCCGTAATCCAAAACACTTTAAGATCAATGGGGGTAATAAGGTGGAGGCGGTCGGCTCACCAGGGGGGGTTAGAGATGTCGTTACTAAGGCCCATCCATATCTGGAGCATCTCGGTATCGGTGGCATGGGAAGCCGGGGCATGGGACGACTGCGTGTGCTGGAAACGACGAAGCCTGACGATGCGGATAAGTCAGGGAAGGAGGACAAGTAATGGATGCTCCGACCTTCGAAAACCTGGACCTTGCTTGTGCCAAGCGGGGTAAAGAAATCGCAAACAACTCTTCGGATGACCTGGAAAAAGTGATTACCGATGCCCTGTCTGTGCTGGAAGAACAGGGTCTTTATGCTCTGTTTCTTTTTCTAAAAACGCAAGGCAACGGGGCCGAGTATGTCAAGCAGAAGATTTCTAGCTTCCTGAAAAAGACACCACGGCAGGCTCCGTTACTTTCTGACAATGGCGACGTCTTTGACTCGCTTCAGCAGATGGGCAAGGATCTAGACAAGCTGCTGCTGGCTCGTGATCTGGTCCGGCAAACACTCGTCTACGCCCGCTATCACGCGCGAGTGCCGCAAAAGAGTGAGGTGTGAACATGACCTGGACGGCACTTCGCTGGGTCTGGCGACTGGAAGCGCCGCTTTTCGTCGGCATACCTCCGGCAGGGGCCTTGAACCGCTGTCGACCCTATGTCCCGGCGCGTACGCTTTGGGGTGCTGTGACCGCTGAGATATCTCGATCAAGTAACGGCGACAGCTTTCCGGATTACCGCAAACGTGGAGAGGAAATCAGGGAACAATGCCGCTTTACCTACCTCTTTCCCGCCGAGAAAAGGGGCGACAAGGTCCTGGCTTGGAGGCCGTTATTCAGGAAGAAAGGCCTCCAATGGTGCTGCAACGGCGGCGAGGAATATCTGTCTGACCGTGACTTCAGACGTCGTCTGATGGGCTCCCGACCCGGCACCGCAATCGCTCCCGAATCGTACTCGGCGTCTGAAGGCACTCTCCGGGAAACAGAATGTATCAATCCCTGGTGGCGTGATTCCAACTGTCAGGAGGAAACGAGCGCCGTGCTGCTTTTAGGGTACGTCTTCCTGAGAAAAAACGGCTTTCGGAGTCAGTTGGACAATATCGACACCCTCTTTGTCGGAGGTGATACCAGATACGGTCATGGGAGAATAAGCCGTGTGGGGGGGCATAAAGAAGCTGGTGACGTATCTGTCTTCGGGAAACCGATTCATCGGGATAGAGAGAATCCCGGAATACAGAGTGACATCATTTGGGGACACGCCTTGGAAGGTGACTGGCAAAAAAAACAGATGATTCAAGGAGAACAAGAGCTTCTTGGCGGCTGGAACCAAGGTAGCCCGTGGAGAGGGAAACTAACGTGGGCTCCCGGCACATTTCTGACAGAGTCAGCGGTCTGGTCGATAGAAAAAGATGGATACTGGAAGCATCAAGACAAAAATAGGCGAGAAAGGAAATGACCAAGCACATTAAGCCTTTGTTCGCCATCACCAACCGGATCACCGCCGAACGCATCGAACGCACACAGTGAGTTCATTGCACAATCGTCGATGTAGGATAAGACAGATGGTGGGTCCAAGGAATAATCTGAGAAGCTGCTTTGGTCCGGGAGGATTATATCCATCAAGCCCCGCATCCCGCTGATGCGGTCGTTCGACGAGCGGAGCCACAGCTACTTGGGATATGTGCTTCGGGTTGACG
It contains:
- the cmr4 gene encoding type III-B CRISPR module RAMP protein Cmr4; translation: MSAEPRSYETFSFSGVALDPIHVGTGGTRLGRVDNTIVRDPVTRIPKIPGSSIAGVMRAYTAMAKEKYPNCAGLGQPERDGAGGHCGSADCPVCTVFGFAKGIGSSGGFAGLAAFSDMHVLLFPVASQLGPQWITCPMALRQTGIAKPSELGDLPEQQVLYRKTDGAEALPSLNLGWLFLQVKTDWQPLEEIAQKIEELGIPGYITSRLGVVSDKLFTHIVNSNLEVRTSVAIDPATGAAKKRALFTYEALPRGTVLFWEVTCRNPKHFKINGGNKVEAVGSPGGVRDVVTKAHPYLEHLGIGGMGSRGMGRLRVLETTKPDDADKSGKEDK